The Frondihabitans australicus genome includes a region encoding these proteins:
- the gndA gene encoding NADP-dependent phosphogluconate dehydrogenase: MAEHGTEAKANIGVVGLAVMGSNLARNLASREGNTVAVYNRSPERTDLLMKEHGDVGFIASKTIEDFAASLSKPRTAIIMVQAGKGTDAVIEQLSGLFEEGDIIVDGGNANFHDTIRREHDLREKGLNFVGTGISGGEEGALKGPSIMPGGSAQAWETLGPILKSIAAVAEGEPCVTHVGTDGAGHFVKMIHNGIEYADMQLIAESYDLLRRIGGHEPAAIAGVFEEWNKGALESYLIEITAEVLRQVDAKTGKPLVDVIVDEAGSKGTGVWTVQNSVGLGVPVGGIAEAVFARAVSSKPDQRAAVQKVVTSRPEIQESGDGFEDDVQKALYASKIVAYAQGFDAIIAGAKEYGWNIDKGAIAKIWRGGCIIRAQFLNRIVDAYENDASIATLLEDEYFAKAIADGEEAWRRIVAKAALSGIPVPGFSSALAYYDSLASERLPASLIQGQRDFFGAHTYKRIDSDKTFHTLWSDDRTEVEQDPSTH, translated from the coding sequence GTGGCCGAACACGGAACAGAAGCGAAGGCGAACATCGGCGTGGTCGGCCTGGCCGTGATGGGGTCGAACCTGGCCCGCAACCTCGCCAGCCGCGAGGGCAACACGGTCGCGGTCTACAACCGCTCCCCCGAGCGCACCGACCTTCTCATGAAGGAGCACGGCGACGTCGGCTTCATCGCGTCGAAGACGATCGAGGACTTCGCGGCGTCACTGTCGAAGCCGCGCACCGCGATCATCATGGTGCAGGCCGGGAAGGGCACCGACGCCGTCATCGAGCAGCTCTCGGGCCTGTTCGAGGAGGGCGACATCATCGTCGACGGCGGCAACGCGAACTTCCACGACACCATCCGCCGCGAGCACGACCTCCGCGAGAAGGGCCTCAACTTCGTCGGCACCGGCATCTCGGGCGGCGAGGAGGGCGCACTCAAGGGGCCGTCGATCATGCCGGGCGGGTCGGCTCAGGCGTGGGAGACCCTCGGCCCGATCCTGAAGTCCATCGCCGCGGTCGCCGAGGGCGAGCCGTGCGTGACCCACGTCGGCACCGACGGCGCCGGGCACTTCGTGAAGATGATCCACAACGGCATCGAGTACGCCGACATGCAGCTCATCGCCGAGTCGTACGACCTGCTGCGCCGCATCGGCGGCCACGAGCCGGCCGCGATCGCGGGCGTGTTCGAGGAGTGGAACAAGGGCGCCCTCGAGTCGTACCTCATCGAGATCACCGCCGAGGTGCTCCGTCAGGTCGACGCGAAGACTGGCAAGCCTCTCGTCGACGTCATCGTCGACGAGGCCGGCTCGAAGGGCACCGGCGTGTGGACCGTGCAGAACTCGGTCGGGCTCGGCGTGCCCGTCGGCGGCATCGCCGAGGCCGTCTTCGCGCGGGCCGTGTCGTCGAAGCCCGACCAGCGCGCCGCGGTGCAGAAGGTCGTCACCTCCCGCCCCGAGATCCAGGAGTCGGGCGACGGCTTCGAGGACGACGTGCAGAAGGCCCTCTACGCCTCGAAGATCGTCGCCTACGCGCAGGGCTTCGACGCCATCATCGCCGGCGCGAAAGAATACGGCTGGAACATCGACAAGGGCGCGATCGCGAAGATCTGGCGCGGCGGCTGCATCATCCGCGCCCAATTCCTGAACCGCATCGTCGACGCCTACGAGAACGACGCGAGCATCGCGACGCTCCTCGAGGACGAGTACTTCGCGAAGGCGATCGCCGACGGTGAGGAGGCATGGCGCAGGATCGTGGCGAAGGCCGCGCTCTCCGGAATCCCCGTGCCCGGGTTCTCGTCCGCCCTCGCGTACTACGACTCGCTCGCGTCGGAGCGCCTGCCCGCCTCGCTCATCCAGGGGCAGCGCGACTTCTTCGGCGCCCACACCTACAAGCGCATCGACTCCGACAAGACGTTCCACACGCTCTGGTCGGACGACCGCACCGAGGTCGAGCAGGACCCGTCGACCCACTAA
- the pth gene encoding aminoacyl-tRNA hydrolase — MDDTRWLVVGLGNPGSGYASTRHNVGQMVLALLADRMQSGFKTHKTQATVAEGRSFPGGPRFVLAKPTTFMNVSGPPVAALLRYYDLDVSRIIVVHDELDIPFDTLKIKRGGGHGGHNGLRDIIAATGSNDFTRVRVGIGRPPGRQNAADFVLQDFSSTERKTLPNLLDEAADAVEMIATDGLTAAQLKFHTAG; from the coding sequence CTGGACGACACGCGATGGCTCGTGGTCGGACTCGGCAACCCCGGGTCCGGCTACGCCTCCACCCGTCACAACGTGGGCCAGATGGTCCTCGCCCTGCTCGCCGACCGGATGCAGTCGGGCTTCAAGACGCACAAGACGCAGGCGACGGTCGCCGAGGGGCGCAGCTTCCCCGGCGGCCCCCGCTTCGTCCTGGCGAAGCCGACGACGTTCATGAACGTCTCCGGTCCGCCCGTCGCGGCCCTGCTGCGCTACTACGATCTCGACGTGTCGCGGATCATCGTCGTGCACGACGAGCTCGACATCCCGTTCGACACCCTGAAGATCAAGCGGGGCGGCGGCCACGGGGGCCACAACGGTCTGCGCGACATCATCGCCGCGACCGGCTCGAACGACTTCACGCGCGTGCGCGTCGGCATCGGTCGGCCGCCCGGGCGGCAGAACGCCGCCGACTTCGTGCTGCAGGACTTCTCGTCGACCGAGCGCAAGACGCTCCCCAACCTCCTCGACGAGGCGGCCGACGCGGTCGAGATGATCGCGACCGACGGGCTCACCGCCGCGCAGCTCAAGTTCCATACCGCCGGCTGA
- a CDS encoding 50S ribosomal protein L25/general stress protein Ctc: MADATDNKLSVEKRTSFGKGAARKIRAADKIPAVLYGHGTDPVHLTLPGHETMLITRRANSVLSLDIEGTHQLALVKDIQRDPVRQIIEHIDLIVVRAGERVEVEVPVHIEGESFAGTIHIVEANSLLLDVEATHIPERVVVSIEGLEDGAQIHAGAVELPRGAKLVNDPETLVVNVTLPRAEVAASDEEETAAEEATEAAEDESAE, encoded by the coding sequence ATGGCTGACGCCACCGACAACAAACTGTCCGTCGAGAAGCGCACGAGCTTCGGCAAGGGCGCCGCGCGCAAGATCCGCGCCGCCGACAAGATCCCCGCCGTCCTCTACGGTCACGGCACCGACCCCGTGCACCTCACGCTTCCCGGCCACGAGACGATGCTCATCACGCGTCGCGCCAACTCGGTGCTCTCGCTGGACATCGAGGGCACGCACCAGCTCGCCCTCGTGAAGGACATCCAGCGCGACCCGGTGCGCCAGATCATCGAGCACATCGACCTCATCGTCGTCCGCGCCGGCGAGCGCGTCGAGGTCGAGGTGCCCGTGCACATCGAGGGCGAGTCGTTCGCCGGCACCATCCACATCGTCGAGGCGAACTCGCTCCTGCTCGACGTCGAGGCCACCCACATCCCCGAGCGCGTCGTCGTCTCGATCGAGGGCCTGGAGGACGGCGCTCAGATCCACGCGGGCGCCGTCGAGCTGCCCCGCGGCGCGAAGCTCGTGAACGACCCCGAGACCCTCGTGGTCAACGTCACGCTGCCGCGTGCCGAGGTCGCCGCCTCCGACGAGGAGGAGACCGCAGCCGAGGAGGCCACCGAGGCCGCTGAGGACGAGTCCGCCGAGTAA